One region of Vitis vinifera cultivar Pinot Noir 40024 chromosome 1, ASM3070453v1 genomic DNA includes:
- the LOC109123409 gene encoding uncharacterized mitochondrial protein AtMg00810-like translates to MELPPGLAVQGEQKVCRLLKSLYGLKQASRQWYAKLSQALLSYGFVQGNSDCSLFIKKSESSFMALLVYVDDVLLASDSILEIERLKTFLDAKFTIKDLGPLKYFLGLEVARSKTSIFLCQRNYILDILEDTGLTRSKPIAFPMESTLKLSANDTNFYEDPSGYRRLIGRLFYLTLTKPDLAYSVKVLSQFLAKPAVSHHQAGIRVLRYLKAILGQGCVDTRRSVTGFAIFLGNSLISWKSKKQVTVSRSSTEVEYQALATATCEIQWLFNALQDLDIKHSQSALLYTDSKSTMPITTNPVQHERTKHI, encoded by the exons ATGGAATTGCCTCCTGGGTTGGCTGTCCAAGGTGAACAGAAAGTTTGTCGTCTTTTAAAGAGCCTTTATGGCTTGAAGCAAGCTTCCAGGCAATGGTATGCCAAACTATCCCAGGCCCTTCTTTCCTATGGATTTGTTCAAGGTAACTCTGATTGTTCTCTATTCATTAAGAAATCTGAAAGTTCTTTTATGGCCTTATTAGTCTATGTGGATGATGTGCTATTGGCAAGTGATAGCATTCTGGAAATTGAAAGGTTGAAGACCTTTTTAGATGCCAAGTTCACTATTAAAGACTTAGGCCcactgaaatactttcttggctTGGAAGTTGCAAGGTCCAAGACTAGTATCTTCTTATGCCAACGAAACTATATACTTGACATACTTGAAGACACTGGTTTAACTAGATCCAAACCTATTGCCTTCCCTATGGAATCTACCCTCAAGTTATCAGCAAATGATACCAATTTCTATGAAGATCCATCAGGTTACCGAAGACTCATTGGCAGATTATTTTACTTAACTCTCACTAAGCCCGACTTAGCCTATTCTGTAAAAGTACTCAGCCAATTTTTAGCAAAACCTGCTGTTAGTCACCATCAAGCAGGCATTCGAGTACTGAGGTATCTAAAGGCCATACTAGGGCAAg GCTGTGTCGATACTAGAAGAAGTGTCACTGgttttgcaatttttcttggCAACTCATTGATTTCATGGAAATCAAAGAAACAAGTTACAGTTAGTCGATCCTCTACAGAGGTAGAGTACCAAGCCCTTGCAACTGCCACCTGTGAAATTCAATGGCTTTTTAATGCCTTGCAAGACCTGGATATCAAACATTCACAGTCAGCTTTGCTATATACTGACAGTAAATCAACAATGCCCATCACCACAAATCCAGTTCAACATGAGAGAACAAAACATATCTAG